A DNA window from Bacteroides cellulosilyticus contains the following coding sequences:
- a CDS encoding HlyD family secretion protein yields MDTKSQNSNMLLAFLTLTGVIAIVAVVGFFMLRKGPEIVQGQAEVTEYRVSSKVPGRILEFRVKEGQSVQAGDTLAILEAPDVLAKLEQARAAEAAAQAQNEKALKGARHEQVQAAFEMWQKAKAGLEIAEKSYKRVKNLADQGVMSAQKLDEVTAQRDAAVATEKAAKAQYDMAKNGAEREDKAAAAALVDRAKGAVAEVESYIKETYLIAQTAGEVSEIFPKVGELVGTGAPIMNIAILDDMWVTFNVREDLLQGLTMGTEFEAFVPALDKNIRLKVNYMKDLGTYAAWKATKTTGQFDLKTFEVKALPQEKVEGLRPGMSVILKK; encoded by the coding sequence ATGGATACCAAATCACAAAACAGTAACATGCTATTAGCGTTCTTAACGCTGACAGGCGTCATTGCCATTGTAGCCGTAGTAGGTTTCTTCATGTTGCGCAAAGGACCGGAAATCGTACAGGGTCAGGCAGAGGTCACAGAATACCGGGTATCGAGTAAAGTACCGGGGCGTATTCTGGAATTCCGTGTGAAAGAGGGACAAAGCGTGCAGGCCGGAGATACACTCGCCATACTGGAAGCTCCGGATGTATTAGCTAAACTGGAACAGGCTCGTGCGGCGGAAGCCGCTGCTCAGGCACAGAATGAGAAAGCACTGAAAGGCGCCCGTCACGAACAGGTACAGGCTGCCTTTGAGATGTGGCAAAAGGCTAAAGCAGGACTTGAAATAGCCGAGAAATCTTACAAACGTGTGAAGAATCTTGCTGATCAGGGAGTGATGTCGGCCCAAAAGCTGGATGAGGTAACTGCACAACGGGATGCTGCCGTCGCTACAGAAAAAGCCGCCAAAGCTCAATACGACATGGCAAAGAACGGTGCGGAACGAGAAGATAAAGCTGCTGCTGCCGCCTTGGTAGACCGTGCCAAAGGAGCTGTTGCAGAAGTAGAATCTTATATCAAAGAAACTTATCTTATAGCCCAAACAGCCGGAGAAGTTTCGGAAATCTTCCCCAAAGTAGGTGAATTGGTAGGAACCGGTGCACCGATCATGAACATAGCCATACTGGATGATATGTGGGTAACATTCAATGTCCGGGAAGATTTGCTGCAAGGTCTGACAATGGGAACTGAATTCGAAGCTTTCGTTCCGGCATTGGATAAAAATATCCGCCTGAAAGTGAACTACATGAAGGATCTTGGTACTTATGCAGCCTGGAAGGCTACGAAAACAACCGGGCAATTTGATCTGAAGACTTTTGAGGTAAAAGCTTTACCACAGGAGAAAGTGGAAGGCTTGCGTCCCGGAATGTCGGTGATACTGAAGAAGTGA